The segment CATGGCAAGGGCCAGTTCTTCTCTCAGCGTATCCGGGGACTCTTCGGGTACCGGGATCTCATCGAATGGAAGTGTTTTATCCTGGTCTCGCGTGATCAGAGCTACCAGGGCCTGTTTGCCGTCGTACCCGACTATGTGACATTCTTTTTCATCCTCCAGCGTTTTCAGGCCGGCCTTGTCCACACGATACAGTTTTATATTCACCCCACGCCCGGCGATACTTCTGATGTCCGCGGGATCTATTTCCCCCCAGACAGAGAACCAGCCAAGCTTACCTTTCAACGAACTTATCTTTTCGGCTATGACGCCCTTTTCCCTGGCATACTCCAATACCCGGTCCGCGCTTTCGACATGGTCGCCCTTTGCTTGCCCGCCAAGGTTTGCCGCCCGCGCTTTTTTCTCATACCGCGAAAGTGCCTCTATAGCTTTATCCAGTTTGTCTATCCGGTCCTCAAGATAGGACGCTTCGTGTCCCCGGGGTTCACGCACATGCTGTATATGCAATACGCCGGCTTCGCGAAGACCCTTGATGAACCTGTCTCGCGCCCGGGCTGAAACGAGCATGGTTATTTTTTTCATTCGTTCGATCATGGCACCCTGTTCTCCGTTAGCATACTTGGGTCTTATTGCCCCGTCGCCTGCAGTTTTTTCTGGATCTTTTCTTTGGCTATCTTGCCCGTGACCACGGCGGCTGTCTGCATATCACCAAGGTATATTTGTATCTTCCGTATGTTATCTTTGGCGCTGGGGATCATGACCTTCTCGAAAAGGTTGACCCGTTGCGTCGTTATCCTCAGTTCTTCTTTTACAAGTTCATCCTGCCTGAACAGGATAAGCGTTTTAGCGTTCAGTTCAATGACCCGCTTGACCGCCTCGATACCGTCCTTTATCCAGAGAGGTACTTTCATAGGGTCGTATCCCGTCTCCTTAAAGACCGCTTTTTCAAAGACCGGGATATCTATACCCGCGATGTTCCCTTCCTGGGTCTCTATCTTTTCAATCGAGACCAGATCTTCTATCCCGGCCTTTTCCGCGAATACGTCCACCCACTTATATATATTCGCTTTCTCATAGGCCTTTTCCTGTTTGACCTTTTCCAGCTCATTATGTATCTTAAGTATCTCCGTCTGCAGCTGCTGTTTCTTGAGTATGAGCGTGGGCAGGTACTGCCGGAACCTTTTCAGCGCGTCCTTCTGTTTTTTCAGTTCATTCTTTGTCAGCCGTATCTTCCCCATCGCCGCCTCAAATTATTGTTTCGGCCAGAATTTATCCACGAGTTCCGACCTGAAATTCGTCTCTTCCGGCTTGAAACAGTCCGCTAATATCTTCCACCCGTTGTCCAGGGCCTCCTCAAGCGGGGTGTTGACCCCGAGGTCCATCATATGGGACTCGAAAAGTCCTCCGTACTTAAGCATTTTCTTGTCCCAGTCGCTCATCCTGAACCCCATGGACCTTTTTTCTTCCGTTTCCCTGTAATCCGCGTACAGCTGTATCATGCCGTCCATTATGGCCCTATGGTCCTCTCTCGTGTCTTTATTGACCTGTTGTTTAAGCCTGCTCAGCGACCCGAAAGGCTCTATGCGCCCGTTCCTAAGGTAGAATTGCCCTTCCGTTATGTATCCGGTGTTATCGGGAACGGGGTGCGTAACGTCATCACCCGGCATTGTTGTCACGGCCAAGATGGTTATCGACCCGGCCCCTTCAAAATCTACCGCTTTTTCATATCTGGCGGCCAGCTGGCTGTAAAGATCCCCGGGGTAACCCCTGTTCGATGGGACCTGTTCCATGGTTATCGCTATTTCTTTCATGGCATCGGCGAAATTCGTCATATCCGTCAAAAGCACGAGTACCTTTTTCCCATGGAGGGCGAAGTTCTCCGCCACCGCGAGAGAAAGGTCCGGCACCATAAGACCCTCGACCGTAGGGTCAGCGGCGGTATGAACGAAAAATATGGCCCGGGAAAGAGCCCCGCCTTCCTCAAGGGTATTCCTGAAGAACATGTACTGGTCGTACTTAAGGCCTATACCGCCAAGTATGATTATGTCAACCTCTGCCTGCATGGCAATACGCGCCAAAAGCTCGTTATACGGCTCGCCTGACACGGAAAAGATCGGCAGTTTCTGTGACTCGACCAGTGAATTGAAAATATCTATCATGGGGATATTCGTACGTACCATGTTCTTCGGTATGACCCTTTTGGCCGGATTCGCCGAAGGACCCGCTATCTCGACCAGGTTGTCGGTTATGGCCGGGCCCTTGTCCCGAGGTTCTCCGCTCCCGTTGAATATGCGTCCCATCATGTTATCGGAGAATCCCACCTGCATCGGGTGTCCAAGGAACCTTACCTCGTCACCGGTAGAGACACCGCGCGCTCCGGCAAAGACCTGCAGGTAGACCAGATCACCGTCAAGCCGTATTACCTGGGCGAGGGACTTTCCCCGCACACTGGTTATTTCGGCCAGTTCCTCATATCCCACCCCGTCGGTCCGGACGGTTATTACGTTGCCGGCGATATTAAGGATTTTTGTGCATACTTTCCTCATTATTGTCACCTTCCAGTATTTTATCTATTTCCTTCTCGATCTTCTTAAAATCATCACTTTCCATTTTCTTGTAGTTCCAGTCTATGAACTTGTGCCTGAGATTATAGAAAAAGTCCCTGGCATCGGCTTTTTCCTTGATAACAAATTCCTTTTCGAGCACCACGATGACCTTCCCGAAAACATACTGCTGGCGGTCACCGGACGTCGCGGCGTCCACATCATCGAACCCGTTCTGCTGCAGGTATACGCCGTCGAGAAAATCACTCTTCAGGGAGATGATAAAATCATCGATGGATATACCCTCTTCTCCCACGACCTTCATCATCTGTTTTACTTCCTCTCCCTTGGAGAGGATCCTCTTTGCCGTTTCCCTTTGTTCGTCAGGGATAACGCTTTTATACTTGCTCCAGCTTTCCAGCGGATCGATAGAGGGGAATTTCCTGGCATCGGCCCGGGCCCTTGAAAGGCCATGGAACGCGCCTACCACTTTAAGCGTCCCCTGGGTGACCGGTTCCTCGAAGTTCCCGCCCGCCGGGCTGACGGTCCCACCTATCGTAAGGCTCCCGGTACTGCCATCATGCAGCCTTATAAGTCCGGCCCTTTCGTAGAAACTGGCTATTCTGGATTCCAGATACGCGGGATACGCTTCTTCCCCGGGTATTTCCTCGAGCCTGCCGGATATTTCCCTCATGGCCTGGGCCCACCTTGACGTTGAATCCGCCAGAAGCAGCACGTTAAGCCCCATTTGCCGGTAATATTCGGCAAGTGTCGTAGCGGTATAGACCGATGATTCTCTTGCCGCCACCGGCATTGAAGATGTATTGCATATGATTATCGTTCTTTCCATAAGGGGCTTCCCGGTACGCGGGTCAGTTATCTCCGGGAATTCCTTTAGCGTTTCCACAACTTCGCCGGCCCTCTCCCCACACGCCGCTATTATCACTATATCCACATGCGCGTGCCGGCTGGTGATCTGCTGGAGCACGGTCTTACCCGCTCCGAACGGGCCGGGGATGCAATATGTCCCGCCCTTGGCTATGGGGAACATCGTATCGATGATACGGACCTTCGTTTCCAGCGGGTCCACCGGCTGGAGCTTTTCCCTATACGCGGTCACGGGTATCTTGACCGGCCAGTTGAACGTCATTGTGACATTGATATCCTTCCCCTTATCTGTCTTGAGCCTGGCGACCGTATCCTTGATCCTGTACTTGCCCGCCGGGGAGACCTCTTCTACCGTGTATTCTTCCGTCAGGTCGAACGGGACCATGATCTTGTGCTCAAAGATGCCTTCGGGAACATGCCCCAGCGCCATTCCTCCGGTGACCTTGTCCCCTTTCTTCGCGGTCGGAGTGAACTCCCATTCTTTGTCGGAAGATATCGCCTGGAGCTCTTCTCCTATCGGGAGGAAGAACCCGAATTTTTCGGCCATTTCCGGTAGGGGGTTCTGGAGCCCGTCGTATATCTGCGTAAGTATACCCGGACCGAGCTGGACTGACAGCATCTCGCCAGAGAACTCGACGTCATCGCCCACCTTTATGCCCTTGGTGAACTCGAATACCTGAAGAAAAGCCCGGTCGCCGTTTATCTTTATTACCTCGGATTTAAGCCTCTTATCTCCGGTGACCACATACGCGACCTCGTTCTGTATGATGTCTCCCGTAAAACGCACCGTCATCATGTTGCCGTTAACCCCGACGACCTTACCCGTTTGTCTGTTCATCTTTTACCTCACATAGATTATAAAAAAATTTTTCGCCTTCATCCTTGTTGAACGCGGCCAGCCGTTCTTTTATCCTTAACTTCAGGTAATAGATCGCGAGCGCGTTGATACTGAAAAACCCGTCCGCCGCCTTTCCTTCCAGGAAATCCCACTTGGCCCTTTCATATCTCTCCTCCATGACCAGGGGGTTTTCCGCGCCAAGGACCCCTTTAGCCGCGTCCGGCACATAGGTCCTTTCGCTTGCTCCCGGTTCTTTCGCTCTTACGATAGCCCGCCTGAGGGTCATTTCGAACTCCCTCCATTCCCCGGCGAACACGCGTCCTTCCGCGACCGCCTCGTCCTGTCCATCGCCAAACCCCGTAAGGACCCGCATTTCATCCTCAGGGACCCACTTGGCGCATTCCTCAAGAAAGCTCCCGGAAGACATAGGGACTTCAGCGTCGAATTTCAAATACGGCAATGATGCGACCAGATAGTAATATTTATCCATGATTCATCCGCGGCATGTTGATCACTCAACGGCCTTGCTCAGCATCTCGTTTATCTTTGGGTTGAGGAACGTCTTGAGCGCTTCCGCGACCGCCTCGTCGGTAAAATCATAATACGCCTCTTTCCCCTTCAACCCCACACGGAACCCGCTTTCCACGTTCCTGGACACTTTGATGGTCATCCCGCTGCCCATTTTTTCGTTCAGCGCGGCCTTTAGGGCCTCTCCGAGCTGCTTTTCATCCTTTTCTCCCACCAGGACCTCCAGCGCGCCGCCGTCCCGGCTTACCGTATCGGCAAGTTTGACTATAACATCCTTCATGACATCGGGAGTCATGCTCTCGGACACTTTCGCCTTCAACACCTCGCCAAAAAGCCTTATTATACTGTCTTTTAGCGTCAGGATAACGTCCCTTGCCGCCTGCCTTACCGCTTCCTCTCCGCTTACCTTTATCTTTTCGGCTTCCCGCGCGGCTTTCTGGAGCATAGCGTCGCTGTCTTTCTTCGCCCGCCCTTCTATCTCGGCGGCCTTTTTCCTGGCCTGGGCGATAAGGTCCTGCGCCTGTTTTTCCGCCTCGTCCACGCCTTCCTGTTTGATCTTGCTTATTATATTCTGAAGGTCCATCTCCATGATAACTCCTCCCCAAATTTATTTACGCTACGTCAACGCTAAATCCGTGAACGCGGACAAGCCCGCTACGTTAAAATAGATACAAGTAAAACATTCCCGCTCTCGGTAATGTGTTCGGTCCCCGTGCCGTATCCTATGTTATTTCGCGCTTTTCCGTGACCCCGGCTTGACCAGCGGCAACCCTTCCTTGCACAAAGGGCATTCCTCCGGACGAAAAGTAGGTACGTTCAATTTTAAAAGACTTTCATACTTTATGCCCCCGAAGTCCAGTGTACCACCGCTCCTGTCGACCAGGGATATTATCCCGACGGGCTCCATACCATCCTCGGCCAGAAGAGATATCACTTCCCTTACAGACCCTCCCGTGGTAAGGACATCTTCGGCTATAAGTATCCTGTTCGCTGGAATGGCCCTGAAACCGCGCCGCAGGGTCATTTTCCCCTCGGCGTTCCTTTCCGTGAAAATAGCGCGCGCGTTAAGATGTCTGGCGATCTCGTACGCCAACACCACCCCTCCCATGGCCGGTCCTATGATAAGGTCTGGGGCCTTATCCTTGAACCTTTCGGCCAGAGGAGCGCACAACCTGGACGCTATGATCGGGTCCTGGAGAACAAGGGCACATTGAAGATATGAACCGGAGTGTAGTCCGCTGGAAAGCAGAAAATGTCCGGTTTGATAGGCGTTTATCTCCGAAAATATCTCGATTATCTCTTTCTCTTGCATTTTTCCTTGAACTCCTTTTAGCCATATATATTAGCATAGTTATAATATGCTGTCCATTTCGTTTAATATTTTTCGCGCCGCTTCGCGCGGGTCCTCTGCCTCCAGTATAGGCCTGCCCACGACAAGATAGTCCGCGCCTTCATTTATGGCCGCGGAGGGCGTAAGCACCCTTTTCTGATCTCCCGCAACAGACCACTCGGGCCTTACTCCGGGAGTGACCACCACAAAATCCCCGCCTATGTCCTTTTTTATCCTGGCCGCTTCCTTCGCGGACGCCACAACGCCATCAAGCCCGGCGTCGCGGGCTATTCTTGCCAATTCCAGCACCTTGTCCGTCACCGTGCCTGACATCCCCAGCTCTTTAAATTCCGCCTCTCCCATGCTGGTAAGTATCGTAACCCCCAGCAGCAGGGGCCGGTCCTTGGATGTCCCGGCACCTTGGACCGCGGCCTCAAGCATTGCCTTGCCTCCCAGGCAATGAAAATTCATCATGAAAACATGTTTTTTCGTCCCTTCACGCGCCGCGTTCCTGACCGTATTCGGGATGTCGTGGAACTTGAGGTCAAGGAACACCTTCTTGCCAAGCGCTTCAAGGTGCCGAAGTATCCCGTCCCCGTACCCGGTGAACGGGGCTATCCCGACCTTGAATATATCCACTTCCCCGGCAAGGAGGTCCACCATCCTCCGGGCAGAGTCATGATCTTCCACATCCAGCGCCACAATAAGCCTGTCTCTGGCTTTCATCTTTCCCCGGTCCTTTCCCCCGCCTCGAGCGCGCCCGTGAGTTCAGAAGCGTTCTTGATATGATGTTCGGACAAATAGTGCCTGAATTCGGCGAGTATACGTTCATAAGAAACCGGGTCCGCGAGATTGGCGGTACCCGTCTGCACGGCGGCCGCCCCGCATAACATGAATTCCGCTATGTCGGTCCCGGTCATTACCCCTCCTATACCGATCACCGGGATCTTGACCCTCTTATGCGTATCGTATACGGCTTTCAAGGCCAAAGGTTTTATCGCTGGCCCGCTGAGCCCGCCGAAGACGTTACCCAGTACCGGTTTTCTTTTTGCCGCGTCCACGGCCATTCCCAGATACGTATTGACCAGGACCACGCCATCCGCTCCGCCCTGTTCGGCGGCCATCGCTATTTCGCTTATATCCGTGACGTTCGGTGTGAGCTTGGCGAAGACGGGACAGCCCGCTTTCTTCTTAACGATCCTTACCATTTCTTCGGTCGCCTTCGCGTCCTGGGCGACAAGCCGGCTGCTCGTTCCACTGTGGCGCACGTTCGGGCAAGACAGGTTAAGTTCCAGCGCGTCCGGAGAACATTCGCCGGAAAGGACCGCGACACACTCCGCTATCCCGTTCGCGTCCCCGGCGATGCTGACGATAACACGCGTATCAAGCTTTATGAGCTTTTTCAGGGTATCCTCCACAAAGGCCCTGACCCCCTTATTCTCAAGCCCTATGGAATTAAGAAGACCCGAAGCCGTTTCCACGATCCTGGGGGGAGGGTTCCCCTCCCGACCGGCGAGCGTTACCGTCTTCGTTATTATGGCCCCGACCTTTTCCAGGTCAATGATATCGTCGAACTCCCACCCGTTCCCGAATGTGCCCGACGCCACCCATACGGGGTTCTTGAAATCGATACCCGCTATCCTGGTGTTGAGTTCCATATGCTCCTATCCATTCGCTTTTTCATGGGCCCAGTCAATGATACTATGGTCGAATACCGGCCCGTCCTTGCATACAAGTTTATATCCCGTCCTTGTCCTTATGGCACAACCCAGACAGGCGCCGATACCACAAGCCATGTACGCGTCCACCGACACCTCTGCGGGGATACCATATTCATCAGCTATCCCGGACACCGCCGCCAGCATGGACCGCGGCCCGCAGGCGAATATCGTCGTCGCCCCTTTTCCCCGTGCTTTCAGGCTATCCGTTAAGGGCCCGGTAACATATCCTTTGTGCCCCGCGTCACCCGACTCCGTGGAGATGTGGACCTTTGCGCCCGTATCCCTTGTCTTGTCCGCGCAGACCACATGGGATGCCGACCTGGCCCCGATGAATACTTCCGTATCTATTCCCTTACCCGTCAGTACCCTGGCCAGGAAATATAACGGGGCGATGCCGTGCCCGCCGGCGACCAGGAACGCTTTCGCTCTTTCGCTTCCTTCGACCGGGCCTATGTTAAAGCTGTTCCCAAGGGGCCCCAACACATCCACCATGTCGTCCTTTCCCATACATTTCAAGGCATGGGTCGCCTCTCCGACCACCTTGTAAAGAAGGCATATATATCCAGGGCCGGCGTCGTGTATGCCCAAAGGTACGCGCAAAAGCTGTGCCTCATTATTTATTTTAACATTCACGAATTGGCCGGGCCGCGATATGTCCGGCAGTACATCCGAAGCTATTTTCATCTCGAAATGGTCCGGGGCTACGTTCTTGTTATGTATGATCTTTCCCTGTATCACATGTTTTTTGTTTTCACACATAAAAGTCTTCCACTTTAACTGATATATAGCTTAATTGTGGGCTAATTCTCACATTTTACCCTTTATATACTATTTTTCCTCCACATATCGTGTATACTGCGGCGCCCTTCATCTTTTTCCCGATGAAAGGTGAATTCTTGGACTTGGACCGGATCTTGTCGGCGGAGTATACCCATTCTTTCTCCGGGTCTACGATAACGATATCAGCCACCGCCCCTTCCTGTAAGGTCCCCCTATCATATCCCAGTATCCTTGAAGGCGTAGTGGACATCTTATCCACAAGCCCCTCCCAGTTAAGATATTCGCCATCCACGAGCTCCTGTATCCCCAGGGAAAGGGCCGTCTCAAGTCCTATCATGCCGAAGGGGGCGTAATCGAACTCTTTCTCCTTCTCGTTCTCCGGATGCGGCGCGTGATCTGTCGCTATAACATCTATCGTGCCGTCCTCGATGGCTTCCTTTATGGCCTTTACGTCCTCGGCCGTTCGCAGGGGCGGGTTGACCTTTAGATCTGTATCATACCCCCTCAAGGCCCCGTCAGTCAACGTAAAGTGGTGCGGGGTCACTTCGCATGTAACGTTCACGCCGCGTTTTTTCGCCTTTTTTATTATGTCTATACTTTCCGCGGTCGATACGTGGGCGATATGGAGCCTGGCCCCCGTAAGCTCCGCTAGCCTTATATCCCTCTCGACCACGGTTATCTCCGCTTCCCTCGGTATGGGAGCAAGCCCCAGAAGCGTGGAGAAGTACCCTTCGTTCATGACCCCGTCCCCGGCCAGGGCCTTATCCTCACAATGCGATATTACAAGAAGCCCGTTCATGGACGCGTACTCAAGCGCCCTCCTCATGAGCGACGCGTCAGGGACGGAAGACCCGTCGTCAGATACCGCCACACATCCCGCCTCCTTGAGTTCGGCCATTTCGGAGAGTTCAAGCCCTTCACGTTTTTTCGTTATTGCGCCGATGGGAAGCAGGTTGCATTTTTTTAGGTCCCTGGCCCTTTCCAGGAGAAAGGTCACGTCCGCATGGCTATCGCACGCGGGCTCGGTATTGGGCATCGGGCACACCGTAGTATACCCGCCGCTCACAGCGGCATTCATCCCCGTAGCTATGGTCTCGGCTTCTTCCCTGCCGGGTTCCCTTAGATGGGTGTGCATATCCACGAATCCCGGCGCCACGATCTTCCCTTTCGCGTCGATAAGAACGGCGTCTTCATCCTCAAGCCCTTTACCTATTTTGGATATCCTGTCTTTTTCAATTAAAATATCGTATTTCGCGTTCCGTCCGCAGGAAGGATCTACAACCCAGCCGTTCTTTATCAACATTTTCATGTCTGCTCCGTTATATTTTGGATAAACACAGTTTATTTTACGTTATTTCGCGTATTTCACTCCACCATCTCGCTCTTTGCGCGGCTTAACAGATACATTACCGCCATTCTTATCGCCACACCATTGGTTACCTGGTCCAGAATGACCGAATATTCGCTGTCCGCTACATCCTGGCTCAATTCTACCCCCCTGTTTATGGGACCGGGGTGCATGATCACCATGTCTTTTTTGGCATACCTGGCAAGCAATTCAGAATTTATCCCGAATCTTTTGATATATTCCCGGATACTGGGAAAATACTGCTTCTTTTGCCTTTCCAACTGTATCCTG is part of the Candidatus Omnitrophota bacterium genome and harbors:
- a CDS encoding V-type ATP synthase subunit D; amino-acid sequence: MGKIRLTKNELKKQKDALKRFRQYLPTLILKKQQLQTEILKIHNELEKVKQEKAYEKANIYKWVDVFAEKAGIEDLVSIEKIETQEGNIAGIDIPVFEKAVFKETGYDPMKVPLWIKDGIEAVKRVIELNAKTLILFRQDELVKEELRITTQRVNLFEKVMIPSAKDNIRKIQIYLGDMQTAAVVTGKIAKEKIQKKLQATGQ
- a CDS encoding V-type ATP synthase subunit B, translating into MRKVCTKILNIAGNVITVRTDGVGYEELAEITSVRGKSLAQVIRLDGDLVYLQVFAGARGVSTGDEVRFLGHPMQVGFSDNMMGRIFNGSGEPRDKGPAITDNLVEIAGPSANPAKRVIPKNMVRTNIPMIDIFNSLVESQKLPIFSVSGEPYNELLARIAMQAEVDIIILGGIGLKYDQYMFFRNTLEEGGALSRAIFFVHTAADPTVEGLMVPDLSLAVAENFALHGKKVLVLLTDMTNFADAMKEIAITMEQVPSNRGYPGDLYSQLAARYEKAVDFEGAGSITILAVTTMPGDDVTHPVPDNTGYITEGQFYLRNGRIEPFGSLSRLKQQVNKDTREDHRAIMDGMIQLYADYRETEEKRSMGFRMSDWDKKMLKYGGLFESHMMDLGVNTPLEEALDNGWKILADCFKPEETNFRSELVDKFWPKQ
- a CDS encoding V-type ATP synthase subunit A, encoding MNRQTGKVVGVNGNMMTVRFTGDIIQNEVAYVVTGDKRLKSEVIKINGDRAFLQVFEFTKGIKVGDDVEFSGEMLSVQLGPGILTQIYDGLQNPLPEMAEKFGFFLPIGEELQAISSDKEWEFTPTAKKGDKVTGGMALGHVPEGIFEHKIMVPFDLTEEYTVEEVSPAGKYRIKDTVARLKTDKGKDINVTMTFNWPVKIPVTAYREKLQPVDPLETKVRIIDTMFPIAKGGTYCIPGPFGAGKTVLQQITSRHAHVDIVIIAACGERAGEVVETLKEFPEITDPRTGKPLMERTIIICNTSSMPVAARESSVYTATTLAEYYRQMGLNVLLLADSTSRWAQAMREISGRLEEIPGEEAYPAYLESRIASFYERAGLIRLHDGSTGSLTIGGTVSPAGGNFEEPVTQGTLKVVGAFHGLSRARADARKFPSIDPLESWSKYKSVIPDEQRETAKRILSKGEEVKQMMKVVGEEGISIDDFIISLKSDFLDGVYLQQNGFDDVDAATSGDRQQYVFGKVIVVLEKEFVIKEKADARDFFYNLRHKFIDWNYKKMESDDFKKIEKEIDKILEGDNNEESMHKNP
- a CDS encoding DUF2764 family protein; amino-acid sequence: MDKYYYLVASLPYLKFDAEVPMSSGSFLEECAKWVPEDEMRVLTGFGDGQDEAVAEGRVFAGEWREFEMTLRRAIVRAKEPGASERTYVPDAAKGVLGAENPLVMEERYERAKWDFLEGKAADGFFSINALAIYYLKLRIKERLAAFNKDEGEKFFYNLCEVKDEQTNG
- the pyrE gene encoding orotate phosphoribosyltransferase; this encodes MQEKEIIEIFSEINAYQTGHFLLSSGLHSGSYLQCALVLQDPIIASRLCAPLAERFKDKAPDLIIGPAMGGVVLAYEIARHLNARAIFTERNAEGKMTLRRGFRAIPANRILIAEDVLTTGGSVREVISLLAEDGMEPVGIISLVDRSGGTLDFGGIKYESLLKLNVPTFRPEECPLCKEGLPLVKPGSRKSAK
- the pyrF gene encoding orotidine-5'-phosphate decarboxylase — protein: MKARDRLIVALDVEDHDSARRMVDLLAGEVDIFKVGIAPFTGYGDGILRHLEALGKKVFLDLKFHDIPNTVRNAAREGTKKHVFMMNFHCLGGKAMLEAAVQGAGTSKDRPLLLGVTILTSMGEAEFKELGMSGTVTDKVLELARIARDAGLDGVVASAKEAARIKKDIGGDFVVVTPGVRPEWSVAGDQKRVLTPSAAINEGADYLVVGRPILEAEDPREAARKILNEMDSIL
- a CDS encoding dihydroorotate dehydrogenase, whose amino-acid sequence is MELNTRIAGIDFKNPVWVASGTFGNGWEFDDIIDLEKVGAIITKTVTLAGREGNPPPRIVETASGLLNSIGLENKGVRAFVEDTLKKLIKLDTRVIVSIAGDANGIAECVAVLSGECSPDALELNLSCPNVRHSGTSSRLVAQDAKATEEMVRIVKKKAGCPVFAKLTPNVTDISEIAMAAEQGGADGVVLVNTYLGMAVDAAKRKPVLGNVFGGLSGPAIKPLALKAVYDTHKRVKIPVIGIGGVMTGTDIAEFMLCGAAAVQTGTANLADPVSYERILAEFRHYLSEHHIKNASELTGALEAGERTGER
- a CDS encoding dihydroorotate dehydrogenase electron transfer subunit: MCENKKHVIQGKIIHNKNVAPDHFEMKIASDVLPDISRPGQFVNVKINNEAQLLRVPLGIHDAGPGYICLLYKVVGEATHALKCMGKDDMVDVLGPLGNSFNIGPVEGSERAKAFLVAGGHGIAPLYFLARVLTGKGIDTEVFIGARSASHVVCADKTRDTGAKVHISTESGDAGHKGYVTGPLTDSLKARGKGATTIFACGPRSMLAAVSGIADEYGIPAEVSVDAYMACGIGACLGCAIRTRTGYKLVCKDGPVFDHSIIDWAHEKANG
- a CDS encoding dihydroorotase; amino-acid sequence: MKMLIKNGWVVDPSCGRNAKYDILIEKDRISKIGKGLEDEDAVLIDAKGKIVAPGFVDMHTHLREPGREEAETIATGMNAAVSGGYTTVCPMPNTEPACDSHADVTFLLERARDLKKCNLLPIGAITKKREGLELSEMAELKEAGCVAVSDDGSSVPDASLMRRALEYASMNGLLVISHCEDKALAGDGVMNEGYFSTLLGLAPIPREAEITVVERDIRLAELTGARLHIAHVSTAESIDIIKKAKKRGVNVTCEVTPHHFTLTDGALRGYDTDLKVNPPLRTAEDVKAIKEAIEDGTIDVIATDHAPHPENEKEKEFDYAPFGMIGLETALSLGIQELVDGEYLNWEGLVDKMSTTPSRILGYDRGTLQEGAVADIVIVDPEKEWVYSADKIRSKSKNSPFIGKKMKGAAVYTICGGKIVYKG